A window of the Trichoderma asperellum chromosome 4, complete sequence genome harbors these coding sequences:
- a CDS encoding uncharacterized protein (BUSCO:EOG092D4TKN~EggNog:ENOG41) → MRQTIAKLASASAVQNGLRPKPMALLPPIPLYRRLLRAHRKYLPADMRLLGDQYIKAEFRAHRNVDNPAHLIGFLSEWQIYAQQIEGESWVGEKIDQGKLQKMSDEQIQQLYELMQAIQKHRNGDDTE, encoded by the exons ATGCGCCAAACCATCGCAAAGTTGGCATCTGCCTCGGCCGTGCAGAATGGCCTGCGGCCTAAGCCGATGGCCCTTTTGCCGCCCATTCCTCTTTACCGACGGCTTTTGCGCGCTCACCGAAAGTACCTCCCGGCAGACATGAGGCTCCTCGGCGATCAGTATATCAAGGCCGAATTTAGAGCTCATCGCAACGTGGACAATCCGGCTCATCTG ATTGGCTTTCTCTCAGAGTGGCAGATATATGCTCAGCAAATCGAGGGCGAGTCCTGGGTTGGTGAAAAGATTGACCAGGGCAAACTTCAAAAAATGAGTG ATGAGCAAATCCAGCAGTTGTATGAGTTGATGCAGGCCATACAGAAGCATCGCAACGGAGACGATACTGAGTGA
- a CDS encoding uncharacterized protein (CAZy:GH132): MKYSILAASLAASAVASPSHNHHHHHHHAKKEAAKVEKRAANVVTTVVVGPTATQYVLDGKPVDPAAAKAGLAQGEYVIVGETQPTYVPPPPPPPAPSSTSGDMKAQFIEEAVSTAPASTSTSIPPPPPATSAKPSTSQAAPKSSAPAQQPSGGTGLTANFPSGKIPCSQFPSDYGAVALDWLGTEGWSGIQYVPGYTLASTVINEIITAVSGQGCKPNAMCSYACPAGYQKTQWPQAQGSTLESIGGLYCNADGMLELTRPSHPTLCQQGAGGVTVQNDLDDSVCTCRTDYPGIESMVIPACANGGASIPITNPVESDYYVWDGKQTSAQYYVNKKGYSAGDACVWNSAKDPKGAGNWAPVNLGVGKTADGTTWLSIFQNLPTSTALLDFNIEITGDVSSKCSYINGVWTGGSNGCTTSMPSGGSAIVRYF; this comes from the exons ATGAAGTACTCGATTCTGGCTGCCTCTTTGGCTGCCAGCGCTGTCGCCAGCCCTTCtcacaaccaccaccaccaccaccaccacgcgaagaaggaggctgCCAAGGTCGAGAAGCGAGCGGCAAACGTTGTCACcaccgtcgtcgtcggtcCAACCGCCACCCAGTACGTGCTCGATGGCAAGCCTGTTGACCCTGCCGCGGCCAAGGCCGGTCTGGCTCAGGGCGAATACGTTATCGTCGGAGAGACCCAACCAACTTACgtcccgccgccgccgcctcctcctgctcccTCAAGCACCTCTGGCGATATGAAGGCTCAGTTCATTGAAGAGGCCGTTTCGACAGCTCCCGCGTCGACTTCGACCTCTATCCCCCCGCCACCACCCGCGACCTCGGCCAAGCCCTCGACTAGCCAGGCGGCTCCCAAATCCTCGGCCCCTGCCCAGCAGCCCTCAGGTGGTACTGGATTGACCGCCAATTTCCCTAGCGGCAAGATTCCTTGCTCTCAGTTCCCGTCCGACTACGGCGCGGTGGCCCTGGACTGGCTGGGCACGGAGGGTTGGTCTGGTATCCAGTACGTGCCTGGCTATACTTTGGCTTCGACCGTTATCAACGAAATCATCACTGCTGTTTCTGGTCAAGGCTGCAAACCGAATGCCATGTGCTCTTATGCCTGCCCTGCTGGTTACCAGAAGACTCAGTGGCCCCAGGCTCAGGGCTCTACCTTGGAATCCATCGGTGGTCTCTACTGCAATGCGGATGGAATGCTCGAGCTTACGCGCCCATCGCACCCCACGCTTTGCCAGCAAGGTGCGGGCGGTGTGACCGTTCAGAACGATCTTGATGATTCCGTTTGCACTTGCCGTACCGACTACCCTGGTATTGAGAGCATGGTTATTCCCGCATGTGCCAACGGCGGCGCATCCATTCCGATCACCAACCCCGTTGAGTCCGACTACTATGTCTGGGATGGCAAGCAGACCTCCGCGCAGTACTATGTCAACAAGAAGGGCTACTCAGCCGGCGATGCTTGCGTCTGGAACAGTGCTAAGGACCCTAAGGGTGCTGGCAACTGGGCTCCCGTCAACCTGGGTGTGGGCAAGACTGCCGATGGCACCACATggctctccatcttccagAACCTGCCCACCAGCACTGCCCTGCTAGACTTCAACATTGAGATTACTGGCGATGTCAGCAGCAAGTGCTCATACATTAACGGCGTCTGGACCGGCGGTAGCAATGGTTGCACG ACCTCGATGCCCTCGGGCGGCTCCGCCATCGTTCGATACTTTTAA